One window of Streptomyces sp. SUK 48 genomic DNA carries:
- a CDS encoding PAC2 family protein: MLDPQGLYAWEPKGLAVVDMALAQESAGLVMLYHFDGYIDAGETGDLIVDRLLDSLPHQVVARFDHDRLVDYRARRPLLTFKRDRWTDYETPAIEVHLVQDTTGAPFLLLSGPEPDVEWERFSTAVRQIADRLGVRLAVNFSGLPMGVPHTRPVGLTPHGNRVDLVPGHTSPFEEAQVPGSLEQLVEYRLMQAGHDVLGVAAHVPHYVARSPYPDAALTVLEAITAATGLVLPGIAHSLRTDARRTQTEIDRQIQEGDEELTALVQGLEHQYDAAAGAETRGNMLAEPVEIPSADEIGREFERFLAEREGET; this comes from the coding sequence GTGCTTGATCCGCAGGGTTTGTACGCATGGGAGCCGAAGGGCCTCGCCGTGGTCGACATGGCGCTCGCCCAGGAATCGGCCGGTCTTGTCATGCTCTACCACTTCGACGGATACATCGACGCGGGCGAGACCGGTGACCTCATCGTCGACCGGCTGCTCGACTCGCTGCCCCACCAGGTCGTCGCCCGGTTCGACCACGACCGGCTCGTGGACTACCGGGCCCGCCGGCCGCTGCTCACCTTCAAGCGCGACCGCTGGACCGACTACGAGACGCCGGCCATCGAGGTCCACCTCGTCCAGGACACCACCGGCGCCCCCTTCCTGCTGCTGTCCGGGCCCGAGCCGGACGTGGAGTGGGAGCGCTTCTCGACGGCGGTACGGCAGATCGCCGACCGGCTCGGCGTCCGCCTGGCCGTGAACTTCAGCGGCCTGCCCATGGGCGTGCCGCACACCCGCCCCGTGGGCCTCACCCCGCACGGCAACCGCGTCGACCTGGTCCCCGGCCACACCAGCCCCTTCGAGGAGGCCCAGGTGCCCGGCAGCCTGGAGCAGCTGGTGGAATACCGGCTGATGCAGGCCGGCCACGACGTCCTGGGTGTCGCCGCACACGTCCCGCACTACGTCGCCCGCTCCCCGTACCCGGACGCCGCGCTGACCGTCCTGGAGGCCATCACCGCCGCCACCGGACTGGTCCTGCCCGGCATCGCGCACTCCCTGCGCACGGACGCGCGGCGCACCCAGACCGAGATCGACCGGCAGATCCAGGAGGGCGACGAGGAGCTGACCGCTCTCGTCCAGGGCCTGGAGCACCAGTACGACGCGGCGGCCGGCGCCGAGACCCGGGGCAACATGCTCGCCGAACCGGTGGAGATCCCGTCCGCCGACGAGATCGGGCGCGAGTTCGAGCGCTTCCTCGCGGAACGCGAGGGGGAGACCTGA
- the coaE gene encoding dephospho-CoA kinase, with protein sequence MLKVGLTGGIGAGKSEVSRLLVEHGAVLIDADRIAREVVAPGTPGLAAVVEAFGPDILAGDGGLDRPRLGSIVFADPDRLAVLNSIVHPLVGARSRELEEAAAPDAVVIHDVPLLTENGLAPFYDLVIVVDASPGTQLDRLIRLRGMTEEDARARMAAQATREQRHAIADLVIDNDVPLDALRKRVDAVWEDLVRRAHAGSAADRPAE encoded by the coding sequence ATGCTGAAAGTTGGCCTGACCGGCGGGATCGGCGCCGGCAAGAGCGAGGTCTCCCGGCTGCTCGTGGAGCACGGAGCCGTGCTGATCGACGCGGACCGTATCGCCCGGGAGGTCGTGGCGCCCGGCACGCCCGGCCTCGCCGCCGTGGTCGAGGCGTTCGGCCCGGACATCCTCGCCGGGGACGGCGGCCTGGACCGGCCCCGCCTCGGCTCGATCGTCTTCGCCGACCCGGACAGACTCGCGGTCCTCAACTCGATCGTGCATCCGCTGGTCGGCGCCCGCTCCCGCGAGCTGGAGGAGGCCGCGGCCCCCGACGCCGTGGTGATCCACGACGTACCCCTGCTCACCGAGAACGGCCTGGCGCCGTTCTACGACCTCGTGATCGTCGTGGACGCGAGCCCCGGGACCCAGCTCGACCGGCTGATACGGCTGCGCGGGATGACCGAGGAGGACGCCCGCGCCCGCATGGCCGCCCAGGCCACCCGTGAGCAGCGGCACGCGATCGCGGACCTCGTGATCGACAACGACGTGCCCCTGGACGCGCTGCGCAAGCGGGTCGACGCGGTCTGGGAGGACCTCGTACGCCGGGCTCACGCGGGCTCCGCCGCGGACCGCCCCGCGGAATAG
- a CDS encoding tetratricopeptide repeat protein, whose protein sequence is MPETSGSPGPTPETHVIDFRAAEQLLHARDPRGAVKLLDGVIAAHPENTAARLLRARAFFAAAQLRPAELEFTIVLEREPDNAFAHFALARTYERQGRAGQAKRHFRLAAALDPNPEYLKAARFDG, encoded by the coding sequence GTGCCCGAGACCAGCGGTTCCCCCGGACCCACTCCGGAGACGCATGTCATCGATTTCCGTGCCGCCGAGCAGCTGCTCCACGCGCGGGATCCGCGGGGCGCGGTGAAGCTGCTCGACGGAGTCATCGCCGCGCATCCCGAGAACACCGCGGCCCGGCTGCTGCGCGCGCGTGCCTTCTTCGCCGCCGCGCAACTGCGGCCCGCCGAGCTGGAGTTCACCATCGTCCTGGAGCGGGAGCCGGACAACGCGTTCGCGCACTTCGCCCTGGCCCGCACCTACGAGCGCCAGGGCCGCGCCGGCCAGGCCAAGCGCCACTTCAGGCTGGCCGCGGCGCTGGATCCGAACCCGGAGTACCTGAAGGCGGCCCGGTTCGACGGCTGA
- a CDS encoding DUF6343 family protein, producing MRTGSEPATARSALRARLWLSVWGLVWAVFGTAVFALVGRPGWAVACGVLLLIVTVDLALIVRHIRQGPHYQPGRDVPPYQPPDDNGPGRPRMSQRGPSYSWPPRHRHP from the coding sequence ATGCGTACGGGCAGTGAACCGGCGACCGCGCGCAGTGCTCTGCGGGCGCGGTTGTGGCTGAGCGTGTGGGGGCTGGTCTGGGCGGTCTTCGGTACGGCGGTCTTCGCGCTCGTCGGACGCCCCGGCTGGGCGGTCGCCTGCGGGGTGCTGCTGCTGATCGTCACCGTCGACCTGGCCCTCATCGTCCGGCACATCCGGCAGGGCCCGCACTACCAGCCGGGCCGGGACGTGCCGCCGTACCAGCCGCCGGACGACAACGGGCCCGGTCGTCCCCGCATGTCACAGCGCGGCCCCTCCTACTCCTGGCCTCCGCGCCACCGGCACCCCTGA
- a CDS encoding class I SAM-dependent methyltransferase yields the protein MTVEMREGYEGTGAGAITPDGCAVEVYTRLPIGPEPDIIAAAVPAGAHILELGSGVGRMTHPLLERGFTVTAVDESADMLARIHGARTICAPIEELDLGGEKFDVVMLASFLVHAGDEEVRRGLLRTCARHVADGGRVLIQREGADHHTDVPRERVDPAGFTVRVASVTPVGDGVNSVRVEYAFPDGTWTQTFLARPLTKEQFEAALAEAGLEVDTYLTPDGMWVRAVRAARTTR from the coding sequence ATGACGGTCGAGATGCGCGAGGGATACGAGGGCACGGGCGCGGGTGCGATCACCCCGGACGGCTGCGCGGTGGAGGTCTACACGCGGCTGCCGATCGGGCCGGAGCCGGACATCATCGCCGCGGCGGTACCGGCCGGGGCGCACATCCTGGAACTGGGCAGCGGGGTGGGCCGGATGACCCATCCCCTGCTGGAACGCGGTTTCACGGTCACCGCGGTGGACGAGTCCGCCGACATGCTGGCCCGGATCCACGGAGCCCGCACCATATGCGCCCCGATCGAGGAACTGGACCTGGGCGGCGAGAAGTTCGACGTGGTGATGCTCGCCTCGTTCCTGGTCCACGCGGGCGACGAGGAGGTGCGCCGGGGCCTGCTGCGCACCTGCGCCCGCCATGTGGCCGACGGCGGCCGTGTGCTCATCCAGCGGGAGGGCGCGGACCATCACACCGATGTGCCGAGAGAGCGGGTCGACCCGGCCGGCTTCACGGTGCGCGTCGCCTCGGTGACCCCCGTCGGCGACGGAGTGAATTCCGTCCGTGTCGAGTACGCATTCCCGGACGGCACCTGGACCCAGACCTTCCTCGCCCGGCCCCTGACGAAGGAACAGTTCGAGGCGGCGCTGGCGGAAGCGGGACTGGAGGTGGACACGTACCTGACACCGGACGGTATGTGGGTACGGGCCGTACGGGCCGCGCGGACTACGCGGTAG
- a CDS encoding RNA-binding S4 domain-containing protein has translation MASEDADENVDRDTGGPVDHGAKPPANTTADTAANPATDPEVAAAVAAAEAAGPGSGETVRIDSWIWAVRLIKTRSQGATACRGGHVRVNGERVKPAYAVRVGDEVRLRNEGRERIVIVKRLLRKRVGAPVAVQCYIDNSPPPPPREAVAPVGIRDRGAGRPTKRDRRDMERLRGVTPPGFSSGMSGPEGRPRGR, from the coding sequence ATGGCTTCCGAGGATGCGGACGAGAACGTGGACCGGGACACCGGCGGGCCGGTGGACCATGGGGCAAAACCCCCGGCGAACACCACGGCGGACACCGCTGCCAACCCCGCGACGGACCCCGAGGTCGCCGCCGCGGTCGCCGCCGCCGAGGCCGCCGGGCCCGGCAGCGGTGAGACGGTCCGGATCGACAGCTGGATCTGGGCCGTGCGGCTGATCAAGACGCGTTCCCAGGGCGCCACCGCCTGCCGCGGTGGGCATGTGCGGGTGAACGGTGAGCGGGTGAAGCCGGCCTACGCGGTGCGGGTCGGCGACGAGGTCCGCCTGCGGAACGAGGGGCGGGAGCGGATCGTGATCGTCAAGCGCCTCCTCCGTAAGCGGGTCGGCGCGCCCGTGGCCGTGCAGTGCTACATCGACAACTCCCCTCCCCCGCCGCCCCGCGAGGCCGTCGCCCCCGTCGGGATCCGCGACCGGGGCGCAGGCCGGCCCACCAAGCGCGACCGCCGGGACATGGAACGCCTGCGGGGCGTCACACCTCCGGGATTCAGCAGCGGCATGAGCGGACCGGAAGGACGGCCGCGGGGGCGGTGA
- a CDS encoding uracil-DNA glycosylase — MDDSSPLARLDRRVTGCRACPRLVEWREEVARTKRAAFADWTYWGRPVPGFGPADARLLIIGLAPAAHGGNRTGRMFTGDRSGDVLYQALYDLGLANRPTSLHIDDGLELHGVRVTSPVHCAPPANKPTPGERDTCRPWLVQELRLLRPTLRAAVVLGAFGWQAALPAFTEAGWTVPRPRPPFGHGARVALDGLDLFGCFHVSQRNTFTGKLTPEMLREVLGTAARTAGLPVS; from the coding sequence ATGGACGACAGCAGTCCCCTTGCCCGGCTGGACCGGCGGGTCACGGGCTGCCGGGCCTGCCCCCGGCTGGTGGAGTGGCGCGAGGAGGTGGCGCGGACCAAGCGCGCCGCCTTCGCGGACTGGACGTACTGGGGCCGCCCGGTACCCGGCTTCGGCCCCGCCGACGCCCGGCTGCTGATCATCGGCCTGGCCCCGGCCGCGCACGGCGGCAACCGCACCGGCCGCATGTTCACCGGCGACCGCTCCGGCGATGTGCTGTACCAGGCGCTGTACGATCTCGGGCTCGCCAACCGGCCCACCTCCCTGCACATCGATGACGGCCTGGAGCTGCACGGGGTCCGGGTCACCTCCCCCGTGCACTGCGCGCCGCCCGCCAACAAACCGACCCCCGGGGAGCGCGACACCTGCCGGCCCTGGCTGGTCCAGGAGCTGAGGCTGCTGCGTCCGACGCTGCGGGCCGCGGTGGTCCTCGGTGCCTTCGGCTGGCAGGCGGCGCTGCCCGCGTTCACCGAGGCCGGCTGGACGGTGCCCCGCCCCCGTCCGCCCTTCGGCCACGGCGCCCGCGTCGCGCTCGACGGCCTGGACCTCTTCGGCTGCTTCCATGTCAGCCAGCGCAACACCTTCACCGGCAAGCTCACGCCGGAGATGCTGCGCGAGGTACTGGGCACGGCGGCGCGCACCGCCGGGCTGCCGGTGTCCTGA
- a CDS encoding GNAT family N-acetyltransferase, which produces MTGVLIRRARAADARAAAEVWLRSFAAALPTVVRPRTDDELRDYFRDVVVPLRETWVAEEDGGRITGVMVLDGQLLSQLYLEPDRRGRGLGDRFVALAKERSPDGLTLWTFQVNGPARRFYERNGFLAAESTDGGGNEEREPDVRYVWRP; this is translated from the coding sequence ATGACCGGTGTCCTCATCCGGCGGGCGCGGGCCGCCGACGCGCGGGCCGCCGCCGAGGTCTGGCTGCGTTCCTTCGCCGCCGCGCTGCCCACGGTCGTCCGGCCGCGCACCGACGACGAGCTCCGCGACTACTTCCGGGACGTCGTCGTGCCGCTGCGGGAGACCTGGGTGGCGGAGGAGGACGGCGGGCGGATCACCGGGGTGATGGTGCTCGACGGTCAGCTGCTGTCCCAGCTCTACCTGGAGCCGGACCGGCGGGGGCGAGGGCTCGGGGACCGGTTCGTCGCGCTGGCCAAGGAACGCAGCCCCGACGGGCTGACCTTGTGGACCTTCCAGGTCAACGGGCCCGCGCGGCGCTTCTACGAGCGGAACGGCTTCCTCGCCGCCGAGTCCACGGACGGCGGCGGCAACGAGGAACGGGAGCCGGATGTACGGTACGTCTGGCGGCCCTGA
- a CDS encoding RidA family protein, whose translation MIQRVIVPTLFPPPAYSHVSVVEAGTRLAFLAGSVPLDEHGEIVGPGDPVRQARQVIANLREQLRAVGSDLTQVLSTEVYVVSAEPATLSAVWEVVEGSGLGKGPHSSTLLGVACLGYTGQLVEITATAVVPDGGTAEGEDREDRGDDGVRR comes from the coding sequence ATGATCCAGCGCGTCATCGTTCCCACTCTGTTCCCGCCGCCCGCCTACTCCCATGTCTCCGTCGTGGAGGCGGGCACCAGGCTGGCGTTTCTCGCCGGGTCCGTGCCGCTCGACGAGCACGGTGAGATCGTCGGACCGGGTGATCCGGTCCGCCAGGCCCGGCAGGTGATCGCCAATCTGCGGGAGCAACTGCGCGCCGTGGGCAGCGACCTGACGCAGGTGCTCAGCACGGAGGTGTACGTCGTGAGCGCCGAGCCCGCGACGCTGTCCGCGGTCTGGGAGGTCGTGGAGGGCTCGGGCCTGGGCAAGGGGCCGCACTCCTCCACCCTGCTCGGGGTCGCCTGCCTCGGCTACACCGGGCAGCTGGTGGAGATCACGGCGACGGCGGTGGTACCGGACGGCGGGACGGCCGAGGGCGAGGACCGCGAGGACCGCGGGGACGACGGGGTACGGCGATGA
- a CDS encoding nucleotidyltransferase domain-containing protein produces MPHPDPDARTGPGLVPDAAFLSATADRLAALPTVRAVALGGSRAQGTQRPDSDWDLAVYYRGPFDPADLRALGWSGEVSEVGGWGGGVFNGGAWLTVDGRRVDVHYRDLDVVEHESAEAEQGRFRVEPLLFHLAGIPTYLIVAELALNQVLRGELPRPAGYPEPLRRTAAERWGGTARATLGYARANHAPQGRLTETAGALATAAAQAAHAVLAARGEWVTNEKRLLERAGLREFDEVTGRLRATPDALVAAVTRAEEILAGALPPTR; encoded by the coding sequence ATGCCTCATCCCGACCCGGACGCGCGTACCGGCCCCGGCCTCGTCCCTGACGCCGCCTTCCTCTCCGCCACCGCCGACCGGCTGGCCGCGCTCCCCACCGTCCGCGCGGTGGCCCTCGGCGGCTCCCGGGCGCAGGGCACCCAGCGCCCGGACAGTGACTGGGACCTGGCGGTCTACTACCGCGGCCCCTTCGACCCCGCCGACCTGCGCGCCCTCGGCTGGTCCGGCGAGGTGAGCGAGGTCGGCGGCTGGGGCGGCGGCGTCTTCAACGGCGGCGCCTGGCTGACCGTCGACGGGCGCCGCGTCGATGTGCACTACCGCGATCTGGACGTCGTGGAACACGAGTCGGCCGAGGCGGAGCAGGGACGGTTCCGGGTGGAGCCGCTGCTGTTCCATCTCGCCGGCATCCCCACCTATCTGATCGTCGCCGAGCTCGCCCTCAACCAGGTGCTCCGCGGTGAACTGCCCCGCCCGGCCGGCTATCCGGAGCCGCTGCGCCGCACCGCCGCCGAGCGGTGGGGCGGCACCGCCCGCGCCACGCTCGGCTACGCCAGGGCCAACCACGCGCCCCAGGGCCGCCTCACCGAGACCGCGGGCGCCCTCGCCACCGCCGCGGCCCAGGCGGCCCACGCGGTCCTCGCGGCCCGCGGCGAGTGGGTCACCAACGAGAAGCGGCTGCTGGAGCGGGCCGGACTGCGGGAGTTCGACGAGGTGACGGGCCGGCTGCGGGCCACCCCCGACGCCCTGGTCGCGGCCGTCACCAGGGCCGAGGAGATCCTCGCCGGGGCACTGCCCCCGACTCGGTGA
- a CDS encoding DUF899 family protein, whose translation MPLPEIVSREQWQTAREELRRREEAARREREALGAERRRLPVVEVDPGHLFEGGDGKATLLDLFEGRSQLVVHHFMFAPGQATGCPCCAAFLDQVGHLAHLRARDTSFAAVSRAPFTCILPFKARMGWTVPWYSSSPGDFNDDFEATVWDDGKPVERPGLSCFLREHDRVFHTYSVFDAALDELGTTAALLDLTALGRRPAGSEELRLHDEYDF comes from the coding sequence ATGCCGCTACCGGAGATCGTCTCGCGCGAGCAATGGCAAACCGCGCGCGAGGAGTTACGGCGCCGGGAGGAGGCGGCCAGGCGGGAGCGCGAGGCACTCGGCGCCGAGCGACGGCGGCTGCCCGTGGTCGAGGTGGACCCCGGCCACCTCTTCGAGGGCGGCGACGGCAAGGCCACCCTCCTCGACCTCTTCGAGGGGCGTTCCCAGCTCGTCGTCCACCACTTCATGTTCGCCCCCGGCCAGGCGACCGGCTGCCCGTGCTGCGCCGCCTTCCTGGACCAGGTCGGCCATCTCGCGCATCTGCGCGCTCGCGACACCTCGTTCGCCGCGGTCTCCAGGGCGCCGTTCACCTGCATCCTGCCGTTCAAGGCGCGGATGGGCTGGACGGTGCCCTGGTACTCCTCGTCGCCGGGAGACTTCAACGACGACTTCGAGGCGACCGTGTGGGACGACGGGAAACCGGTCGAACGACCGGGGCTGAGCTGCTTCCTGCGCGAACACGACCGGGTCTTCCACACCTACTCGGTGTTCGACGCGGCCTTGGACGAACTGGGAACCACCGCCGCCCTCCTCGACCTGACCGCCCTCGGCCGCCGCCCCGCCGGCAGCGAGGAACTCCGCCTGCACGACGAGTACGACTTCTGA